A DNA window from Engraulis encrasicolus isolate BLACKSEA-1 chromosome 3, IST_EnEncr_1.0, whole genome shotgun sequence contains the following coding sequences:
- the sftpbb gene encoding surfactant protein Bb translates to MTTAVFTSLLIFTALSMGQTRVVIDSSMLTTDADGLTEGLTSKRMCEDCTKITQVLMGSTMLTPMQFAMLKKTLYGVCQKLPKGDLKNRCFTLVDHRLPAFMQSDLCSLLGVCPAKPTPTPEADQLPNVHLNGNDMLDLSPAFLPTEGTKPVVPAGSTCTLCITMFKKLEEMLPKDRTEDQVVQMLSKVCKMMPEKHIKQCNELLAKYGKQVVDFVLSDMAPHTICVMLRLCMYTPPKELPVASDCTSCLTLSALTRFHLGRNATEMQIASLMQNVCQRHPDTIPQCEIFTQIYESKLPRILGKQHGGQDACEKEDFCQGQSWENIH, encoded by the exons ATGACCACCGCAGTCTTTACCTCGCTTCTCATCTTCACCGCTCTATCCATGG gccaAACAAGAGTGGTGATAGATTCTTCTATGCTAACCACTGATGCAGACGGTTTAACAGAAGGTTTAACG TCGAAACGTATGTGTGAGGACTGCACCAAGATTACCCAAGTGCTCATGGGTTCCACCATGCTCACCCCCATGCAG TTTGCAATGCTGAAGAAAACATTGTATGGAGTATGTCAGAAGCTTCCCAAAGGAGATCTCAAGAACCGCTGCTTCACCCTGGTGGACCATCGCCTTCCTGCATTCATGCAG agtGACCTGTGTTCGCTGCTGGGCGTGTGTCCCGCTAAGCCCACACCCACGCCGGAGGCGGACCAACTCCCCAACGTCCATCTCAATGGCAACGACATGCTGGACCTCAGCCCTGCCTTCCTCCCCACAGAGGGAACCAAGCCCGTAGTGccg GCCGGATCAACCTGCACTTTGTGTATTACAATGTTTAAGAAGCTGGAGGAAATGCTGCCCAAAGACAGAACTGAG GACCAGGTGGTGCAGATGCTGAGTAAGGTGTGTAAGATGATGCCTGAGAAACACATCAAGCAGTGCAACGAGCTGCTGGCCAAATACGGCAAGCAGGTGGTGGACTTCGTGCTGTCCGACATGGCTCCCCACACCATCTGTGTCATGCTGCGCCTCTGCATGTACACGCCCCCCAAAG AGCTGCCCGTGGCCTCAGACTGTACTTCCTGTTTGACGCTGTCGGCTCTGACACGTTTCCATCTGGGCcgcaatgccaccgagatgcagatCGCCTCCCTGATGCAGAATGTCTGCCAGCGCCACCCTGACACCATTCCTCAG TGTGAGATCTTCACCCAGATCTACGAGTCGAAACTCCCGAGGATTTTGGGAAAACAACATGGTGGTCAAGATGCTTGTGAG aaaGAGGACTTCTGCCAAGGCCAGTCATGGGAAAATATCCACTAG